In Antechinus flavipes isolate AdamAnt ecotype Samford, QLD, Australia chromosome 3, AdamAnt_v2, whole genome shotgun sequence, a genomic segment contains:
- the LOC127557916 gene encoding cyclin-Q-like: MESRQSESSTESEEIKKEGHLASEAKVHFKVTRFIMEAGVKLGMQSIPIATACTIYHKFFCETKLDAYDPYLIAMSAIYLAGKVEEQHLRTRDIINVSHRYLNPKSEPLELDSWFWELRDSIVQCELLRLRVLHFRVSFQHPHKYLLHYLISLKNWMNRHSWERTPVSLAAWALLRDSYHGALCLQYPAQHIAVAVLYLALQCYGVEVPADSEAEKPWWQVFSEDLTKPVIDNIVSDLIQIYTMDTEIP, from the coding sequence ATGGAGTCTCGTCAGAGTGAGAGCAGCACAGaaagtgaagaaataaagaaagaggggCACTTGGCCTCCGAGGCTAAAGTCCACTTCAAAGTGACACGGTTCATCATGGAGGCTGGTGTCAAGCTAGGGATGCAATCCATTCCAATTGCCACAGCTTGTACCATTTACCATAAATTTTTCTGTGAGACCAAATTAGATGCATATGACCCTTACCTCATAGCCATGTCAGCCATTTATTTGGCCGGTAAAGTAGAGGAACAACATCTCAGGACAAGAGACATCATCAATGTCTCTCACAGGTAtttaaatcccaagagtgaaccTCTAGAGTTAGACTCCTGGTTCTGGGAACTGAGGGATAGCATCGTTCAGTGTGAATTACTTAGGTTGAGAGTTTTGCATTTCCGAGTCTCCTTCCAGCATCCCCACAAATATCTGCTCCACTaccttatttctttaaagaactgGATGAATCGACACAGCTGGGAGAGGACTCCCGTCTCCCTAGCAGCCTGGGCCCTACTGCGGGACAGTTATCATGGAGCATTGTGCCTGCAGTACCCTGCCCAGCACATAGCAGTAGCAGTGCTCTATCTCGCTTTGCAGTGCTACGGAGTGGAGGTGCCTGCCGATTCTGAGGCAGAAAAGCCCTGGTGGCAGGTCTTCAGTGAAGACCTTACCAAGCCAGTCATTGATAACATTGTATCTGACCTGATTCAGATTTACACAATGGATACAGAAATCCCTTAA